The Candidatus Rokuibacteriota bacterium genomic sequence CGAGCCGATCGGCGAGAGCGGTGAGCTCGTGGTAATGAGTGGCGAAGAGCACCTTCGCGCCGCGACCGCGGTCGTGAAGCTCCTCGGTCACGGCCCAGGCGATGGCGAGCCCGTCGAAGGTCGAGGTACCGCGCCCCACTTCATCAAGTAAAACCAGAGTTCGTTCAGTGACGTTGTGCAGGATGCTCGCGGTCTCGACCATCTCGACGAGGAAGGTGCTCTGGCCCCGCGCGAGGTTGTCCTGGGCCCCGACGCGGGTCAGGATCCGGTCCACGACCCCGATCCGGGCCGACCGCGCCGGGATGAAGCCGCCCATCTGGGCCAGGATCACCAGCAGCGCCGCTTGGCGCATGAACACGCTCTTGCCGCTCATGTTGGGGCCCGTCAGGATCATCACCTGTTCGCGGTCGGGGTCGAGGTGGAGGTCGTTGGGCGTGAAGGGGCGCTCGCCGCCTGACTCGAGCACCGGATGGCGGCCCTCCACGATGTCGAGCATTCGGCCGTCGTCGACCTGCGGCCTCACGTACCCACGCTCGTGGGCGATCTCGCCGAGCGATGCGAGCGCGTCCAGGGTCCCGACCGCCCGTGCTGTTCGGAGCAGCGCCGACGCCTCGGCCGCGACGGCGGCACGGACCTCCTGGAAGAGCTCCAGCTCGAGCTTCGCCATCCGCTCCTCGGCCCCGAGCACGCGGCCTTCGTACTCCTTGAGCTCGACGGTGACGTAGCGCTCGGCGCCCACCAGGGTCTGGCGCCTCATGTACTCGCCGGGCACCTTCGCCACGTGCGCGTTGCTCACCTCGATGCCGTAGCCGAAGACGCGGTTGAAGCGCACGCGGAGCGTGGGGATGCCCGTGCGCTCCCGCTCGCGTCCCTCCAGGGCGGCGATCCACTCTCGCGCCTCCCGAGCCCCGCGCTTGATCTCGCCGAGATCGGCGCTCCAGCTCTCCCGGATCAGGCCGCCCTCCCGGAGCGTGAGCGGCGGCTCGTCCTCGAGCGCGTCCACGAGCAGCTTGTGCAGCGCCGGCAGGGCCGCGATCTCCTCCCCCACCTCAGCGAGGAGTGGCGCTCGGAGTCCGCCGAGCGCCTCGCGGACGGCCGGGAGGGAACCGAGAAAGGCACGGAGTCCCGTCAGGTCCCGCGCGTGCGCGACGCCGAGCGCGGCTCGGCTCGAGAGCCGCTCGAGGTCGCCGATGCCGTGGATCTGCCTCCGCACGGCGGCCCGGTGCTGCGGCTCCGCGCAGAGCGCCGCGACGGCATCCTGGCGTCGCGCGATGGCGCCCGTGTCCAGGAGCGGCCGCAGCAGCCACTGGCGGAGGGTTCGTGCACCCATCGGCGTCCTAGTCCGGTCGAGGGTCGCAAGGAGAGAGCCGCGCAGGCTCCCCTCCTGGGCGTTCTCGAAGAGCTCGAGCGTCGCAACGGCGGTGGGATCGAGCACCATGGCGTCGCCCGGGAGCAGGCGCTGGAGACGGGCGAGGTGGCCGAGCGCCTCGCCCTGCGTCTCCCGCAGATACGCGAGAGCGGCGCCCGAGGCCTGAAGCCCGGCGCCCATGTCGCCTACGCCCAGGCTGTCGAGCGAGTGAACGCGGAACTGTGCCGCGAGCCTCTCGCGCGCCTGGCGCAGCGCGAACCACGAGGGCTCCCCGCGGGTCACCATGATCCCCGCGGCGGCGAGCCGGTTGGCTAAGTCCTGGTCTCCCTCCCGAGCCACGAGGCACTCGGCGGGCCGCCGCAGGAGGGCCGTGTCGAGCAGCGTCGCTCCGTCACCCGCGGCTTCACCGACCCAGAACTCGCCCGTGGAAACGTCCACCAGGGCGGCGCCCAGCGTCCGGCCGGCCCCGGCACCGGTCCGGTGGACGGCCAGGAGGTAGTTGTTGGCGGCGCCGTCGAGATACTGGGTGTCGGTGAGCGTACCGGGCGTGATGACCCGGACGACCTCTCGCCGGACGAGCTTCTTGCCTTTGGCCGGCGCTTCCATCTGCTCGCACACGGCCACCTTTCGCCCGGCCCGTATCAGCCGCGCGATGTAGCCGTCGGCGGCATGGTGCGGGATACCGGCCATCGGAATGGCGCCCTCACCCTTTTGCCGTGAGGTCAGCGTGATCTGGAGCAGGCGGGCGCCCTCGTGGGCGTCCTCGAAGAACATCTCGTAGAAATCACCGAGGCGGAAGAGCAGCACGTAATCCGGGTAGCGCCGCTTCAGCTCCCGGTACTGCAACATCATGGGTGACAACGGGGGTGACAACGGGGGTGACAGCTGGGGTGACAACTCGGGGGAAAGCTCGGCCGAGGGGTCCCTCACGAGCCGAGCGCCGCCAGCAGGCGGTCATACGTCGTATCCAGGCTCTCGGGCAGGACGCGAGTGTCGCTCACGACGGGCATGAAGTTGATGTCGCCGCTCCAGCGCGGCACGACGTGGATGTGCAGGTGCTTGGGTACGCCGGCTCCCGCCGCGCGCCCCTGGTTGAGGCCGACGTTGAAGCCCTCGGGGGCGTAGGCGCGGTTGAGAGCCCGGATCGCCGCCTGCACGAGCTCCATGACATGGCCGATCTCCTCCGAAGCTGTCTCCTCGAGAGAGCCGACGTGCCGGTTGACTGCGGCCATGACATGGCCGGACGCGTACGGGTACTTGTTGAGGATCAGGAAGGCTTTCGAGCCCCGGCGGAGAATGCGGTTCCCCTTGTCATCGCCGGACGCGAGCGCGTCGCAGAAGATGCACCCGGCGGGCGTGGCGGGCGGCGCTCCGGCTGACGTCACGTACGCCATCCGCCACGGCGCCCAGAGTCGGTCCACGCGGCTACGGGGCGACCTCTTAAGTGTTGACCAACTCGCGGAGTCTCTTCCCCACCTTGAAGAACGGCACCCGCTTTTCGGGGACGCTGACGCTGTCTCCGGTCTTGGGGTTGCGGCCCTTTCGAGAGTTGCGGTGGCGGATGCGGAAGCTGCCGAACCCGCGCAACTCGACCTTATCTCCCTTGGCGAGAGCGTCGGTGATGTTGTCGAAGACGGTGTTGACGATCAACTCCGTCTCCTTCTTCGTCAGGCTCGACAGCTTGGAGACTTCCTCGATGAGATCCGCTTTGGTCATGAGCCTGCTCCCTCCACGGGAACCCCGCCATCTTCCGGTCTCGGACGTGGCGACCGGGCTGACTCCACCTTCGGAACGTAGCACGTCGGTCGAAAGATTGTCAAGCAGAGCAAGGGTTTACGGCTACTGCATGAGGTAGAGAGGAGTACGGATGCCCGTAAG encodes the following:
- a CDS encoding HIT domain-containing protein; amino-acid sequence: MAYVTSAGAPPATPAGCIFCDALASGDDKGNRILRRGSKAFLILNKYPYASGHVMAAVNRHVGSLEETASEEIGHVMELVQAAIRALNRAYAPEGFNVGLNQGRAAGAGVPKHLHIHVVPRWSGDINFMPVVSDTRVLPESLDTTYDRLLAALGS
- a CDS encoding integration host factor subunit beta is translated as MTKADLIEEVSKLSSLTKKETELIVNTVFDNITDALAKGDKVELRGFGSFRIRHRNSRKGRNPKTGDSVSVPEKRVPFFKVGKRLRELVNT
- the mutS gene encoding DNA mismatch repair protein MutS; the protein is MMLQYRELKRRYPDYVLLFRLGDFYEMFFEDAHEGARLLQITLTSRQKGEGAIPMAGIPHHAADGYIARLIRAGRKVAVCEQMEAPAKGKKLVRREVVRVITPGTLTDTQYLDGAANNYLLAVHRTGAGAGRTLGAALVDVSTGEFWVGEAAGDGATLLDTALLRRPAECLVAREGDQDLANRLAAAGIMVTRGEPSWFALRQARERLAAQFRVHSLDSLGVGDMGAGLQASGAALAYLRETQGEALGHLARLQRLLPGDAMVLDPTAVATLELFENAQEGSLRGSLLATLDRTRTPMGARTLRQWLLRPLLDTGAIARRQDAVAALCAEPQHRAAVRRQIHGIGDLERLSSRAALGVAHARDLTGLRAFLGSLPAVREALGGLRAPLLAEVGEEIAALPALHKLLVDALEDEPPLTLREGGLIRESWSADLGEIKRGAREAREWIAALEGRERERTGIPTLRVRFNRVFGYGIEVSNAHVAKVPGEYMRRQTLVGAERYVTVELKEYEGRVLGAEERMAKLELELFQEVRAAVAAEASALLRTARAVGTLDALASLGEIAHERGYVRPQVDDGRMLDIVEGRHPVLESGGERPFTPNDLHLDPDREQVMILTGPNMSGKSVFMRQAALLVILAQMGGFIPARSARIGVVDRILTRVGAQDNLARGQSTFLVEMVETASILHNVTERTLVLLDEVGRGTSTFDGLAIAWAVTEELHDRGRGAKVLFATHYHELTALADRLARVRNFHVAVKEWNDEIIFLHKVGPGGTDRSYGIQVARLAGLPKAVIARAREILADLSQNPGALVPGQPEPVPQLGLFPHTADPVLKELGALDVSSLTPLEALNLLAEWQRRLKAQP